From Anas acuta chromosome 20, bAnaAcu1.1, whole genome shotgun sequence, a single genomic window includes:
- the NAIF1 gene encoding nuclear apoptosis-inducing factor 1, which yields MASPPAPPAKKRKMNFSEREVEIIVEELERGKHLLVNHFNAGVPLAAKAAAWHDILRRVNAVATCRRELPEVKKKWSDLKTEVRRKVAQVRAAMEGQGGEGQGGGAGGGGGGGGGTAEGEEAAGGAAAAPVILTPMQQRICNLLGEATIISLPGGECGAGDGGEIPITAAAATVTLTQIPAETTYHSLEDGVVEYCTTEAPATVTAEAPLEMMAHQHEVSAKPQELKSRIALNSAKLLQEQRVTNLHVKEIAQHLEQQNDLLQMIRRSQEVQACAQERQAQAMEGTQAALSALIQVLRPMIKDFRRFLQSNTPSPSVTADPSQTGQQDGIIQ from the exons ATGGCGTCGCCGCCCGCCCCCCCGGCCAAGAAGCGCAAGATGAACTTCTCGGAGCGCGAGGTGGAGATCAtcgtggaggagctggagcgcGGCAAGCACCTGCTGGTCAACCACTTCAACGCCGGCGTGCCCCTGGCCGCCAAGGCCGCCGCCTGGCACGACATCCTGCGGCGCGTCAACGCCGTGGCCACCTGCCGCCGAGAGCTGCCCGAGGTGAAGAAGAAGTGGTCGGACCTCAAGACCGAGGTGCGCCGCAAGGTGGCCCAGGTGCGGGCCGCCATGGAAGGACAAGGCGGTGAAGGACAAGGCggtggagcaggaggaggaggaggaggaggaggaggcacgGCGGAGGGCGAGGAGGCGGCGGGAGGGGCGGCAGCCGCCCCCGTCATCCTCACGCCCATGCAGCAGCGCATCTGCAACCTGCTGGGGGAGGCCACCATCATCAGCCTGCCCGGCGGGGAGTGCGGCGCGGGGGACGGCGGCGAGATCCCCATCACCGCCGCGGCCGCCACCGTCACGCTGACGCAGA TTCCTGCGGAGACGACCTACCACAGCCTGGAGGATGGCGTCGTGGAGTACTGCACCACGGAAGCCCCCGCGACGGTTACGGCCGAGGCGCCCCTGGAGATGATGGCGCATCAGCACGAGGTGTCGGCCAAACCCCAGGAGCTGAAAAGCCGAATCGCCCTGAACTCAGCCaagctcctgcaggagcagcgaGTGACCAACTTGCACGTGAAGGAGATCGcccagcacctggagcagcaGAATGACTTGCTGCAGATGATCCGGCGCTCCCAGGAGGTGCAGGCGTGCGCGCAGGAGCGGCAGGCGCAGGCCATGGAAGGCACGCAGGCCGCGCTCAGTGCCCTCATCCAGGTCCTCCGCCCCATGATTAAGGACTTCCGTCGGTTTTTGCAGAGCAATACGCCCAGCCCTTCGGTGACTGCTGACCCCAGCCAGACCGGGCAGCAAGATGGCATTATCCAGTGA